The Nicotiana tabacum cultivar K326 chromosome 5, ASM71507v2, whole genome shotgun sequence sequence TTCGCATGTAAATCtaatcaatggcagagtttctcaacaagaTTTAGGCTAAAACAAAGCAACTGGAACAGTCAAGGTCCCCAGACCAACCGCCGTcttcaaactgacaatttttctttgtttaggaaaTTGAGACAGGTGCGGCCCAAAGCAGTCATGCAAGAAGCAAGTGTAGCCTAAAAGAAATAGAACACGCAAGCGTTGAGACAGCCTTGCAGCAGGAAAacgaccaaaggtaagtttcACGGAATTTTTCGTGCATTTTGATAAATATAAGGGATTgaaccaaagaaaagaaagaagacaagaaataaaatgaacatcccaaatgaaaaaacaaatcatggtagcGTAGGACCTCATTCCTCGGCTATCCCGGTATAAACCAcagatctccctggcataacccaaggagcttTTCCTACCCAAATCCCCGGCATAATCCGAGGTCTCTTtcccctttccggcataacccgatgaacctccggcataacccgatgaatccctccggcataacccaatgaatctttcggcataacccgataaatctttcggcataacccgatgaatccttccggcataacccgatgaatcttttcggcataacccgataaaccttcccggcataacccgatgaatcttttcggcataacccgataaaccttcccggcataacccgatgaatcttttcagcataacccgataaaccttcccggtataacccgatgaatcttcccggcataacccgatgaatcttcccggcataacccgatgaatcctcccggcataacccgatgaacccccggcataacccgatgaaccttcggcataacccaatgaatcttcccggcataacccgatgaatcttcccggcataacccgatgaatcttcccggcataacccgatgaatcttcccggcataacccgatgaatcttttcggcataacccgatgaatcttcccggcataacccgatgaatcccctcggcataacccgataaaacttttcggcataatccgataaatcttccgggcataacccgatgaatcttcccggcataacccgatgaatcctcccggcataacccgagaactctttcctttcagccaggattagggttttaaaccctaaactgagctttttcatgcaatcagcattagggttttaaaccctaaactgaattttccttttagtcagcattagggttttaaaccctaaactgaactttttccttttcagccagcattagggttttaaaccctaaattgagcttttccatgcaatcagcattagggttttaaaccctaaactgaatttttcttttagtcagcattagggttttaaaccctaaactgaactttttccttttcagccagcattagggttttaaaccctaaactgagcttttccatgcaatcagcattagggttctaaaccctaaactgaattttccttttagtcagcattagggttttaaaccttaaactgaactttttccttttcagccagcattagggttttaaaccctaaactgagcttttccatgcaatcagcattagggttttaaaccctaaactgaattttccttttagtcagcattagggttttaaaccctaaactgaactttttcctttcagccagcattagggttttaaaccctaaactgagctttttcatgcaatcagcattagggttttaaaccctaaactgaatttttccttttagtcagcattagggttttaaaccctaaactgaattttttcttttagtcagcattagggttttaaaccctaaactgaaatttttcctttagccagcattagggttttaaaccctaaactgagcttttcctttcagccagcattagggttttaaaccctaaactgagtttttccatgcaatcagcattagggttttaaaccctaaactgagcttttgcttccagtcagcattagggtttaaaccctaaactgaattcttcttttgttcggcgttagggttttaaccctaaactgaacccttccccagctagtcggtattagggctccaaccttgaactgagcatgcatatcctctttcatcaattttatgaacttcctggcgaataattaacgaaattttcctagtgaaactggtgcagaaaatttcgttcgtttgttttctcccacaggtctaacctcgagccacatggatcgaaatgacccacgagatgagtcccagttcggaatcaacgaagaaaaagaagaaaaagagagaagatgtcccgagatatcggagtaaacGGAAGGtagattgactccaacatttgtttaaggtcctgaaccctgccaatcgcgtctcactcagtatcccagagattgaACAaatcgccgcaactcgcaagcatcaagattcagatcggagtctacaagcagaatcggctaagacccaagatcaagtcgtaaaagaatcatagataggaatcttgtaactagcagttgacatgcatataagtagttagttcagtttccaattttcgtttggttgtaataaggcggtcagtgacgcagcagtgacaacagcaacagcagtagcaacaagcattgcaatcccatggtagtcccagctaccaaaacttctcgaactacattgacctgattcttgtttagcccgggatatgtaggaaatctttgaagcaaaattcggtcagatctttcaaaaacatgcttcatacggagtggtccataggcaaaaattgctcatacacgctcactttatctttgcacgaaaactcttcgtgttttcgaacaaagaggggcagctgtgagcacgtgatttttgcttcacgggacaatcgctccaaaataaataaaaaataacgaCAATTGAtcctgttgtacaatttttggattttttttatggcacttcgttaattatttatgactttggcacatttttactttattaaaacaaaatacaaaaaaatgtacgtgtcatgcataatctgaaccgtaacatggttgttaaatagaaaggcataaaaCAGGCATCTTTGttcgtgattttgttttgtttgattttacctgttttgaaatatttttagtgtgtgtgcaaataattgtattgagtgtgtatttaattttaatttgatttttgcttagttttgtttttaaaataaataaggaaaagaaataaaaataaaaaagaagaagaaaaagatccCTTCTTCTTccagattgggccaatttattaaaattggcccaaacaaacaatgcccaaaccaggcctgcccggtccagtccaacctgatacccagggtgtccaaacgacgccgttttaatccagtttgatccaggccgttgatctcggattgatcaacggccaagatcacatttcccatacccacgaacagaacccggcccgtttccacccggaccaacccaaaccccctttagttgaaacgacaccgtttcccctaggcctttagatccaagccattgatttcaGTTGATCCGACGGCTGAGATCAACCTAcctattccatatataagcctataACCTTACCCTTCCCCCCATCTGATACCCCAGCTCCCGTCTTCACCCtcatccccatcaaaccctagagccgcccctgtatcctccaccatgaaaaccggaggcatgaacgccggtgacctcgccctgaacaccatagaaccccctcaccaccctgaacatagacctgttgaccgtttagttcgaatcatcctctaggtcatgaagattcgagtcaaaactcgatctacaccgtttaaccccagcttcacaccagacactccccagacccccctcgtgaccaaaccatacttggtttggtccgaatctgatcagggaagcatgaatcccagatctgagttttggaactttgtgaTTCTTCATCACTGGTCCGTGTTTtgttcgagccaaagaaattaaggcctaatggaccttaatcgaggtgtttctcatctgagaaacacttcgattaaagtccgttcagccttaagaaaggtctgtccaaatccgagttcaaaacttttgatttttcaagttttaaggtgagtttgctttctttcctttacttgttttagtccgtgtgatttgttttaaaagttgTTCGTGATTGTTGAAGTCTgttttgttttgagtttctatTAATTGTGTCCTGTCTACTTTGCCTGAACCCTTGTTGTTTGATTAAGTGTCCTTTTCTACTTGTCCTGatagtgtgtatgtatgtatttgttgagcaattagttgaattccaaatttgtactgattaactgattcctcgaagcaCAATTCTGCTCAGTCAATGTAATGCGAACcttgtcgatactgttaaatgtttgatttttggttacgactgtatgagttataactagtatagtcgagtcgacaaatgtcgtcaattaatttcagtagTTCAAATGTTAACGATTGCACCTGTTGCTTGCtgcaactttgtttgaatcaaagtaagGATCAAGTAGGTTCACTTATAGTTTCTATATTTGAATCTGAGGGTAGATTGTTAATTGAAATCTcagttgatggcatgtgcacttgtgcacagcatgtgcattgtgcacagcctgtttcctgcataaaagggctttggatttaaaaatggtttgacagcatgtgctgtcagactacatcctgctgcccatgcttgcttttagttaataaaatgggaaagtttaAGCCTTCCAGGGGAAtgatggggttaatacttaattagctaaagtggaactgaaaatggaaggcacatgggaggggtatggtgatattctaaacaggctgttaaaaggggtaatgTGAAGGCTTATAAAGAGAGGTTAGAGGACatctgacaaaaaaaaaaaagacccctGAGGATTAGAGGTTAGAAAACCCTGGAGATTAGAAAAAAAAACACACAGACACACACGGATAGAGGGAGGCACACTGTGAGAAATATTTTGAAAGAAAGAGAGGGTGATACACATTGAgtgatatacacacacacatatagagATAGACATTGACAAGAACAGAGTAATTTGAGAGGAGAAACTTTCAGGAGAGGGAAGTTCTGGAAACAGAAAATTGGAAAAGATTTTTTGTCTGATAActcagacagacaaaactagaaattgctTTCTTTCCTGTTGTTTTGATTTCACTAAATCTGGGCCTGTTTGTGCAACATTGTTTTCCTCCAAATCCCGGCTGAGTCTGCTTGGTTGTTGTTATTTTACTTGAGGATTTGGTCTAGTTGAGTATTTCCAGTTGAGGTCTTGATCCCACTCCAATTGTTTCgtgtgttgttgttgctgctattcTGTTCCCTATTTCTGCTGCCATTCTATGTCATGCTGCTACTGCTAGTcctgtttcttgctgctgctgatttccccatcttctccttcttctcctttgcattttcagcatttccaggtacacatttcgagccCCATCTTGGTGTAACcaaaacagtttgaaagcatgaaatgaaaaaggttgaagaagttcaaagttatttgttgtaatattcatggTATATTAATGGGCCTGTGTAGTTGTTAGTTCACAATTCAATAGTACAAAAATGTATGTTAATTAATACTCATCTGAGCTTAGTCCTTCATGTTTCAGTTTGTAGTTATTTGTTAATACGGGGTATGGATACTCCAAACTTATACTATGCTGACTTGTTTTATTTTAGTCTTTTTTTGCTGGGTCTCGTTAGGCAGTACATAAGATCATATTCAAATCCCATTAGTAACAACgcctagtagttaattcccttaattCAGCCCCAATAAGTCtagttaaattcaattcaagaaacgTTTGGACACAAGTATAACATTGGGTCAATCTCGAATATAatttctttgtccaattaaagtatgtttcacaagttatgacatccctccactttgtaaataattaatcagaaattgataagaatccggattaagcaaaagcatatagttaaattagcatgttccttttcttttagttttagggacaaacgtaatagaaatgtagtcactgtaggataccttctaaaataatgagacgagcctcgccaaataaaaaaatgcaaattgcgggaccctcaataaataaccataataagTATTTTAGAAGTCAGGCTAGGCCGCTTGGTGAATCTCACGGCCTTCCaccaaataataacgcgctagactcttcaggcacggtttaagtaaattatattcttaaattcgggtgcacattgatgtgacccaaatccaaatctcaacggagtcaaaatgtgttaacaactacgggtgcattgattgtgacgtggttcgagatgcattttcacgacgttgcaattctataaaaataagtgataatgataaaagcggtttaaacttaataaaagcacgtaagtcataacatgtatttaaatcagatatttagccattataacaatttaagcgaccgtgctagaaccacgggattcgagggtgcctaacaccttccctcgggtcaacagaattccttacttagaatttctggttcgcagacttcatttggaaaagtcgaaaatttcctcgatttgggattcaagataaaccggtgacttgggacaccaaaagccaaatctttcccaagtggcgactctgaattaaataaataatcctatttcgaatattgtcacttaaattggaaaaactccctcgcgcatttaacccttcggggcgggggcggaaaaaggaggtgtgacactcaggACACTAGAGTGGATGGAGCACTGGCAAAGAACATTGACAAGGAACACATTGTTGATGAGGAGTATGAAATATTCAAAAGCCATAAAAGAGTCAATTGGAAAGGAGGCGGATTATGGTCAGATCAACATGAAGAAGGCACAGACGATGGTCTAATTCCTGATGAGATGCAAAGTGAGGAGGAAATTGGAGGTGATCCAGCAGATGATGAAGAGCAAAGTGTAAATAGGGCAGCAAATACAAAACAGACTACTGAGGAGCAGAGTTCTAAAAATCCCACAGATCAGAGTGGGGTTGATCAGACCAATGCTGAAGGGAACAAGGCAGAAACAAGAATAGTTGAAGGTGTGGATGTCAATGTTATTGATCCAGGGGGAACAAGAATAGATGAGGCCAATGCTAGAGCTGCAGCTGCATCAAATGAGCAGGAGGCTACTCCACAGTTGCAGGATGCAGCAGAaattactgttccattgaatCCAGTTCTGGATAATGCTGGGAATCAGGCTGTGATCATTAATCCTTAAGGAAGTAAAAAAACAAACTAAGGATACATCTACTGTCCCAACTATTGGAGTACAAACAAGGAGAACTCTGACTAAATCCCTAAATCAGTAATGGATGCAATCATTTGGAATGTCAGATCAGTAAATACTATGCAAGCATTTGAGAGGTTGATCATAATGCATAGGCAGAAGCATTTTGAATTCGTTGGGATCCTTGAACCTATGCAGCAATCACCATGTATAAATAGCATgttcacaaaataataataataataataataacaacaacaacaacaacaacttttcATACCCTCACAAAATCCactaatttcttcttttcctctttgtCAAAATTTCTCCAATCATCTACATGTAGAGGTGTTAGCTCTGGAGTTCTGGCAATAATTCCTAGAAAGCTAGTAAGCTTTCGACCCTCTTTCCCAATAGCTTGGTTACGATTATTAAACGGCACATCAACTGTCTTCCCCGGTGGAAGTTTCCAAATATCTTTTAGTAAAGTAGGCCCACGAACCTTTCTTAGCTCCGACTTACCTATAATGTAAGACTCGAAGGTCATCAAATAACAAAAACTTATATGGATAAGCACCTGAGCGATGCTCTGAAATTTTAAATAACAATATCATTATAAAATAacataaagcaaaaaaaaaaatatgtttcaaCACTAAATAATCAATCAAGGATGAACGTCTTTTAACAGTAATAATCAATCATTGAAAACCATTTCCGAGACGTGTTTGAGCTTTTAGCCAAAGAAATGTCTAAATGGAAAGAAACTTTGACCAAATGAGCAAAATATTGTACAGGTTGGCTTTTCTCAAAACTATTCCTGGGAAAGTATGAAGTTAAATACTAATGAGATTTTTAATTGAAATACTTTTTAATTGACACTAGCGCAACTGTTAAATACTAATGAGAGTTTTACAATGCAGGGCTGAAGAATGAGATGCTAGCTTGTGGTCTCCAAACTTGTTTTGGTACTACAGCATCATAGTGAAGCAATTAGCTGTTCAAATTCCATTTGTGTAGTCCCAGCCGATTTGAACATGAAGGTTTAGCTAGACTATCTTTTATACAGTTAGTTATCACAATAAAAAGTACAGAAAAGCCCAGGTACTAATTATACAATATAAACTAGTTAGGGTAACCAAAGTTTTCACATAATTATGAtttgaaaacaatcacaaagaaaaGTATTACCTGATTCATCATCATTATGTTGATGATCAGTGCCACCAGCAGAACTATTCAACTCATTAGATCGATCATCATGTGCTTGATCTTTAGAGCAGTTCCGATTATCCATCAACTGCTCAATATAAAGTTGGGTTGCAAAGTGGTTTTGACCATCCATCAAATGCTCAATAAAAGGCCGcacatcttcatcatcatcttattCAATTATCAATCGATTGCGACCTCTAGTTCGCATAGTTCCTTCTCCAAAATGAATAAAATATCTAGATGTATTAAGTTATACTAGTACCAATTAACTCCAACAGATCAGCAGATCAAATGCAAAACAGGAGGAAGCATCATCCTAATCTAGAGATAAGAGTTATTGATGCATTAGGAAAAATAATTATCCAGTGATAATACCACCTTAGAATATAACAATTAAATAGATACAATAAGCAAAATATAAGTAAAAAAACTAGCACAACAAATCAACTCAAACACCAATATTCAAATTtctgaattaaaaaaataacaaaaacttaGAAGTTCTTAAATAGCACTTGCAAGAAAAATATTCTATAAGTTTCACCTGTTCTATTTAGAATCAcattcattttcaatgtcatttccTCCATCAATATTAGCTTCACCGTCATTTTCAATATCAATTACTATCCCATCGACACCACTTCTTACCCAATCATTGTACTCATCTTCCATAACACGAGCATTTTTTAAAAGAGCCAAGTCAGCGGCATCACTTTGCATTGATGACTCAAACTGCACACTATTTTCCTCTCCCATATTAAAAATATCTCGAGGTTCAATTAACCTAGGGACAAACCATTCATGATCTTCAGGATCTTGTACAAATATAACTTGTTAAGCTTGTTCTGCAAAAATAAAGGGCTCATGACGTTCTCGATCGCCAGAGTCTGTTAGGCGTGAGAAATTCACAAGTGTAAACCCCAAGTCATCTTCCTTAACTCCTCTACCTTTGTTACATCAACCCAATCACACTTAAATAAGACGACTTTAAATTCTTCGTAGTAATTTAACTCCACAATATCATTCAATCTACCATAATATGTGATATTTGCAGACTTTGGAGCATTGTCACTTGTACTTGCATAACTTTCAGTCTGTGAAACGACCATAACACCACTATTTTGTGTCACCTTAAATTCTTCACTTTGTTTTGTTCGGAATCGATACCCGTTATTTATATCGAACGCACTGAATCTTTTTGCAATGTAACTCGGCCCTTGTGCAAGGACTTTAACATCCTTTAAGATGTTAGATGTGGCTTCCAACTCCTTTGCCTAAccaaataaaagatacaactaTAAATATGGATATATGTACAAGGAATATAATTTAACATAACCATCGACTTAGTCCTACTACTTACTTGCTCCTTGAACCACTCATGAAATGTATCGAAATGCACACGGTCAAGTTGATGTTGTGTCAAACGACGCTTACGATGTGTTCTCTTGGTTTCAGCAATATCTTCCCTATTCATGTAACTCGAATATATCAATTTTTTATCAAATAAGTAATAtacataaattaaataatatatataacacTTACTTTTTATAATTCTCAACCACCTCTGACTCGCAATTGAAAAGTACATGCCGATGTGCTTGCAACCTTATTTTCTCATCCAACTCAAATACGTATACTCCACCGAACGACTCCCCACTATTTGAAAAAAGACATTCTTCTTTACTAGTCTTATGCCCAATCTCATTGCCGTATTTTCTTGAACAATAAGACCTTGAATCTCCACCCTCCAAATATCGTGAGCAAAATGCCATACACTCATTTGTTATGTATGCTTCTGCTATCAAACCTTCTGGACATGCACGATTACTAACATATGATTTTAAAGTACCCAAATACCTATGGAATAAAATAATGGTATTAGTTTGATATTATaatatttaataactaaatatatataattaagtTTCAGTGATATTCTTCATACCTCTCAATTGGGTATATCTAGCGACAATGTACCAGCCCCGCATGTTTAGCCTCAGTTGCCAAGTGAATTACCAAGTGTATCATAACAGTAAAGAATCCTGGGAGGAAAAGTTTCTCCATAGTAGACAAAGTTTCTGGAATTTTTTCTTCAAGTAACTTTAACTCTTCTACTTTTAGTTCTTTGTTACACAGAACACGAAAGAATGTGCATAGTTCAATTAAAATGAAACTAACTCTTTTATCGGCTGATCTCCGCAAGGCGAGGGGAAGTAGTTCTTGCATTATAACATGACAATCATGAGTTTTTAACCCAGATATTTTTCGTTGCAAATGCACCGTGAGATATTAGACGCATAGCCATCTGGAAACTTGGCATTTTGTAGTACTTCATAAaacaactctttttctttttgagacaTTGTGAAAAAATTAGGAGGAAGATATGTTTTCCCACTAGCTCGATATTGAGGCCATAAACTTGGTCTTATTTTCATCTCCTTCAAGTCCAATCGAGCTTCTAAATTATCTTTAGACTTTTTACCAAGATCCAATAATATATAAATTAAGTTATCACACACATTCTTTTCTATGTGCATCACATCAAGATTATGGCGCACCAAGTTAGACTTCCAATAAGGAAGATCGAAAAAAATACTCCTCTTTCTCCATGTGTTTTTCATCACTCGATTTACCCCTTCACTCGCCTGGCCGAGAGTAAACTTTATATCTTTAACTTGATTCAACATTAGTGACCCAGATACTGGACAAAGTGCAAGTCTTGTTTCTTTAGTACCATCAAACGATTTTGCAACATTCCAATATTTGTGTCCTAACTTCAAGAAGCGCCGATGCCTCATGTAACAAAACTTTCTGCCATGTCTGAGCCTTCTAGATTGAGTGTTTATGTTACAAGAAGGGCATGCAAACCGACCATAAGTGCACCATCCAGAGAGAGTAACATATGCtggaaaatcattaatagtccacatGAGAGCTGCTCGCATTTGAAATATCTCCTTAGCAGAGGCATCGTATGTTTCTATCCCAACATCCCATAATTCATTTAACTCTTCTATTAAAGGTTATAAAAAGACATCAATATTATTGCTAGGAGCTTTTGGTCCAGGAATAAGTAAGGACAAAATGAAGAACTCTTGTTTCATGCACATCCATGGTGGAAGATTATATGGCATTAAAATTACTAGTCATATACTGTGTACAATTCGCATTGTGCCAAATAGATTAAACTCATCAGAAGCTAATCCTAGGCGCACATTGTGAGGATCTCCAGCAAATTCAAGATATTTATTATCGAAATTTTTCCAAGCTTCAGAATCTGCAGGATGTCGTAAAACTCCATCTTTGATGCGCTCATCATGATGCCATCGCATTGCTTTACAAGTTTCTGAAGACATAAACAATCTCTGTAGCCTTGGTTTTAAAGGAAAATACCTTAAGACCTTGGCTGGAATTTTTCTGGCATCATTTTTCCATCTAGAAGCCCCACATACTTTGCATTCATTGACATTCTTATTAGCAAACTCTTTCCTAAAAAGCATGCAATCGTTGGGACAAGCATGGATTTTTTCATACTTTATGCCCAAGCCTTCAACTATCTTTTTAGTCTCATAGAAAGAAGAAGGTAATTTTTCTCCTTCAGGCGGCACATCTTTCAATA is a genomic window containing:
- the LOC142180741 gene encoding uncharacterized protein LOC142180741, translated to MDNLRNKRWMYCDRVSKEYLDGVENFLNHAFFEKQDGGKIACPCTKCMLIHQVNRATTYDHLMVNGIIPSYDTWFCYGESLKGSNNAGENNHSQSTQRGDDIRGMIHDVFAGVTQFMDTDASELGGIEQDLQENIAHPFGNQPHPEVDKFERLMKEANKELYPGCKKFSKLSFLLHLYRTKCMFKWSNEFFNSLLGLLKDVPPEGEKLPSSFYETKKIVEGLGIKYEKIHACPNDCMLFRKEFANKNVNECKVCGASRWKNDARKIPAKVLRYFPLKPRLQRLFMSSETCKAMRWHHDERIKDGVLRHPADSEAWKNFDNKYLEFAGDPHNVRLGLASDEFNLFGTMRIVHKELNELWDVGIETYDASAKEIFQMRAALMWTINDFPAYVTLSGWCTYGRFACPSCNINTQSRRLRHGRKFCYMRHRRFLKLGHKYWNVAKSFDGTKETRLALCPVSGSLMLNQVKDIKFTLGQASEGVNRVMKNTWRKRSIFFDLPYWKSNLVRHNLDVMHIEKNVCDNLIYILLDLGKKSKDNLEARLDLKEMKIRPSLWPQYRASGKTYLPPNFFTMSQKEKELFYEVLQNAKFPDGYASNISRYLGTLKSYVSNRACPEGLIAEAYITNECMAFCSRYLEGGDSRSYCSRKYGNEIGHKTSKEECLFSNSGESFGGVYVFELDEKIRLQAHRHVLFNCESEVVENYKKEDIAETKRTHRKRRLTQHQLDRVHFDTFHEWFKEQAKELEATSNILKDVKVLAQGPSYIAKRFSAFDINNGYRFRTKQSEEFKVTQNSGVMVVSQTESYASTSDNAPKSANITYYGRLNDIVELNYYEEFKVVLFKCDWVDVTKVEELRKMTWGLHLLIEPRDIFNMGEENSVQFESSMQSDAADLALLKNARVMEDEYNDWVRSGVDGIVIDIENDGEANIDGGNDIENECDSK